The following are encoded together in the Naumannella cuiyingiana genome:
- a CDS encoding DUF2505 domain-containing protein translates to MQITSSATFAATPDRVFAMLTDEGYLAELCRASDASDFETSVEGNHTRMSRQLPAPPEAARFTGPTLTVVEEIAWGEAGPDGSRTGRLELTVPGQPVQLTGQTKIIPDGDRTRVDVAGDLKVKIPLVGGKLEKAAAPAVLEGIKLQQDVGNRWLA, encoded by the coding sequence ATGCAGATCACCTCATCCGCGACCTTCGCCGCCACCCCCGACCGCGTCTTCGCCATGTTGACCGACGAGGGCTATCTGGCCGAGCTGTGCCGGGCGAGCGACGCGTCGGACTTCGAGACCTCGGTGGAGGGCAACCACACCCGGATGAGCCGACAGTTGCCGGCGCCGCCCGAGGCCGCGCGGTTCACCGGCCCGACGCTGACCGTGGTCGAGGAGATCGCCTGGGGCGAGGCCGGGCCCGATGGTTCGCGCACCGGCCGGCTCGAGCTCACGGTGCCGGGCCAGCCCGTACAGCTCACCGGCCAGACCAAGATCATCCCCGACGGCGACCGCACCCGGGTCGATGTCGCCGGTGACCTGAAGGTCAAGATCCCACTGGTCGGCGGCAAGCTGGAGAAGGCCGCCGCGCCCGCCGTGCTCGAGGGCATCAAGCTGCAGCAGGACGTCGGCAACCGCTGGCTGGCCTGA
- the pruA gene encoding L-glutamate gamma-semialdehyde dehydrogenase, producing MDAIVTVPEPVNEPVRGYAPGSPERDSLEARLKELASAEPVELTATIGGEQRMPGGEPFEVTMPSDRSHVLGRSANASAEDARAAIAAAAAAAPAWAATPYHERAAVFLRAADLLAGPWRDTLNAATMLGQGKTIQQAEIDAACELIDFWRFNVAFGEQLIAEQPISSPGVWNQLDYRPLEGFVYAITPFNFTAIAGNLPTAPALMGNVVLWKPSPTQQFAAHFTMRLLEAAGLPPGVINLLPGDGIDVSSVALTDPGFAGLHFTGSTATFKKLWREIGDNLDHYRAYPRIVGETGGKDFVVAHPSADPATVITALIRGAFEYSGQKCSAASRAYVARGVWDKISDELARRTDALAVGDVRDLANFTSAVIDERAFAKHKAAIDAANTAADCEVVAGGRYDDSEGFFVRPTIITSDNPEAEIFTTEYFGPILGIYVYDDDRYAETLELVDQTSPYGLTGAVIATDRAAIDQAREALRQAAGNFYINDKPTGAVVGQQPFGGARASGTDDKAGSMWNLARWVSPRAIKETFVPPTAEAYPHMG from the coding sequence ATGGATGCGATCGTCACCGTTCCCGAGCCCGTCAACGAACCGGTCCGCGGCTACGCCCCGGGATCGCCGGAGCGAGACAGCCTGGAGGCGCGGCTGAAGGAGCTGGCGAGCGCGGAGCCGGTCGAGCTGACCGCGACCATCGGCGGCGAGCAGCGGATGCCCGGCGGCGAGCCGTTCGAGGTGACGATGCCGTCGGACCGCTCGCACGTGTTGGGGCGCAGCGCCAACGCCAGCGCCGAGGACGCCCGTGCGGCGATCGCCGCCGCGGCCGCGGCGGCCCCGGCATGGGCCGCGACGCCGTATCACGAACGGGCCGCGGTCTTCCTGCGTGCCGCCGATCTGCTGGCCGGCCCGTGGCGCGACACCCTGAACGCCGCCACCATGCTCGGTCAGGGCAAGACGATCCAGCAGGCCGAGATCGACGCGGCCTGTGAGCTGATCGACTTCTGGCGGTTCAATGTCGCCTTCGGCGAGCAGCTCATCGCCGAGCAGCCGATCAGCTCGCCCGGTGTCTGGAACCAGCTCGACTATCGCCCGCTGGAAGGCTTCGTCTACGCGATCACGCCGTTCAACTTCACCGCGATCGCCGGCAACCTGCCGACCGCACCCGCGCTGATGGGCAATGTCGTGTTGTGGAAGCCGAGCCCGACCCAGCAGTTCGCGGCGCACTTCACCATGCGGCTGCTGGAGGCGGCCGGCCTCCCGCCGGGGGTGATCAATCTGTTGCCGGGCGACGGGATCGACGTGTCGTCGGTGGCCCTGACGGACCCGGGGTTCGCCGGCCTGCACTTCACCGGATCGACCGCCACGTTCAAGAAGCTGTGGCGCGAGATCGGCGACAATCTTGATCATTACCGGGCCTATCCGCGGATCGTGGGGGAGACCGGTGGCAAGGACTTCGTGGTCGCGCACCCGAGCGCCGATCCCGCGACCGTGATCACCGCGCTGATCCGCGGCGCCTTCGAGTACTCCGGGCAGAAGTGTTCGGCCGCCTCGCGCGCCTATGTGGCGCGCGGCGTGTGGGACAAGATCAGTGACGAGCTCGCCCGGCGTACCGATGCGCTGGCCGTCGGCGATGTTCGTGATCTTGCCAACTTCACCTCCGCGGTGATCGACGAGCGCGCGTTCGCCAAGCACAAGGCGGCGATCGATGCGGCCAACACGGCGGCCGATTGCGAGGTCGTGGCCGGGGGCCGCTACGACGACTCCGAGGGCTTCTTCGTCCGCCCGACGATCATCACCTCCGACAACCCGGAGGCCGAGATCTTCACCACCGAGTACTTCGGCCCGATCCTCGGCATCTACGTCTACGACGACGATCGGTACGCCGAGACGCTGGAGCTGGTCGACCAGACCTCGCCCTACGGCCTCACCGGGGCGGTGATCGCGACGGACCGCGCCGCCATCGACCAGGCGAGGGAGGCGCTGCGCCAGGCCGCCGGCAACTTCTACATCAACGACAAGCCGACCGGCGCCGTCGTCGGTCAGCAGCCGTTCGGCGGGGCGCGCGCCTCGGGCACCGACGACAAGGCCGGCTCGATGTGGAACCTCGCCCGCTGGGTCAGCCCGCGCGCGATCAAGGAGACCTTCGTCCCGCCGACCGCCGAGGCCTACCCGCACATGGGCTGA
- a CDS encoding Ku protein: protein MPRSIWKGAISFGLVTIPVKLYSATEERDVSFHQVHAEDGGRIKYKRVCEKDGKEIPYSEIAKGYEAPDGRLAILEKSDFDDLPLPSTKQVEVVQFVDADEVDPTYLNKTYFLEADGPGAKPYVLLRDALSKSGKSALVKVALRNREQLALIRPKDDLLVLHTMLWPDELRDGEFAAPPADVTVSDAEVKMAQSFIDALDADFAPEQYHDDYRAALEEVVNAKLSGAPMPTEEGETEGADAAEVVDLVAALRASVDAAKKRREQAAGSGDAKTG from the coding sequence ATGCCCAGATCGATCTGGAAAGGCGCCATCTCGTTCGGCCTCGTGACCATCCCGGTCAAGCTGTACTCGGCCACCGAGGAGCGCGATGTGTCGTTCCACCAGGTGCACGCCGAGGACGGCGGCCGGATCAAGTACAAGCGGGTCTGCGAGAAGGACGGCAAGGAGATCCCCTACAGCGAGATCGCCAAGGGCTACGAGGCGCCCGACGGGCGGCTGGCGATCCTGGAGAAGTCCGACTTCGACGACCTGCCGCTGCCGAGCACCAAGCAGGTCGAGGTGGTCCAGTTCGTCGACGCCGACGAGGTCGATCCGACCTACCTGAACAAGACCTACTTCCTGGAGGCCGACGGCCCGGGTGCCAAGCCGTACGTGTTGCTGCGTGACGCGCTGAGCAAGTCCGGGAAGTCGGCGCTGGTCAAGGTCGCGCTGCGCAATCGCGAACAACTGGCGCTGATCCGGCCCAAGGACGATCTGCTGGTGCTGCACACCATGTTGTGGCCGGACGAGTTGCGCGACGGTGAGTTCGCCGCACCGCCGGCCGATGTCACCGTCTCCGATGCGGAGGTGAAGATGGCGCAGTCGTTCATCGATGCCCTCGACGCCGATTTCGCCCCGGAGCAGTACCACGACGACTACCGGGCAGCGCTCGAGGAGGTCGTCAACGCCAAGCTGTCCGGGGCGCCGATGCCGACCGAGGAGGGCGAGACCGAGGGGGCCGACGCGGCCGAGGTGGTGGACCTGGTGGCCGCGCTGCGGGCCTCGGTGGACGCCGCCAAGAAGCGCCGCGAACAGGCCGCCGGATCGGGCGATGCCAAGACGGGGTGA
- a CDS encoding ArsR/SmtB family transcription factor: MTEIAAVLHALGDPVRLEMVGRLADRGEPQPCGALYDDIAKSTASYHFRLLREAGLIEQYAEGGRTLNLLARAEADRRAPGVLESVLAARSARAARTDGGQ, from the coding sequence ATGACCGAGATCGCCGCAGTGCTGCATGCGCTGGGCGACCCGGTACGGCTGGAGATGGTCGGTCGGCTCGCCGACCGGGGGGAGCCGCAGCCCTGCGGGGCGCTGTACGACGACATCGCGAAGTCGACGGCGTCGTACCACTTCCGGCTGTTGCGCGAGGCGGGGCTGATCGAGCAGTACGCCGAGGGCGGCCGCACGCTGAACCTGCTGGCCCGGGCCGAGGCCGATCGGCGCGCCCCCGGCGTACTCGAATCGGTCCTCGCGGCCCGGTCCGCCCGCGCGGCGCGCACCGATGGGGGACAATGA
- a CDS encoding Gfo/Idh/MocA family protein, giving the protein MTPPPPPRIGIVGASRGHGWGYRAHLPAIAALADAGLPAPVVTAVSTTRPESAREAAADTGATGHTSAEELAADPAVEVVVITVKVPAHDQLVRTALAAGKHVLCEWPLALDAREAAELEALTRPDRRGFVGLQGRHDPVIVSARRLLASGELGEIQTVLARSSRGSGLAALDQPRRYTLDRASGAGNREVHTGHFADLVDQVVGGITPVGGAAVVHRPRVAVEGIGPVAASAPDTLAGTFRTPTGLGAIVTFDGDPDPRSTLTVHTDGGVLELTTPGVDEPGGAGQPQFSRWSGRLIRRGRPAQPLAAADPLAGLAVPTEARHVAAQYLALTADLTDGGSRVATFADAVRLHGLIESLAPGA; this is encoded by the coding sequence ATGACCCCACCCCCTCCCCCGCGCATCGGGATCGTCGGTGCGAGCCGCGGCCACGGCTGGGGCTATCGCGCGCACCTGCCGGCCATCGCCGCGCTCGCCGATGCGGGACTGCCCGCCCCGGTGGTCACCGCCGTCTCGACCACCCGGCCGGAGTCGGCGCGCGAGGCCGCCGCGGACACCGGCGCCACCGGCCACACCAGCGCCGAGGAGCTGGCCGCCGACCCGGCGGTCGAGGTCGTGGTGATCACCGTGAAGGTGCCGGCCCATGATCAACTCGTCCGTACCGCCCTCGCCGCCGGGAAGCATGTGCTGTGCGAATGGCCGCTTGCCCTGGACGCGCGCGAGGCGGCGGAACTGGAGGCACTCACCAGACCGGACCGGCGCGGGTTCGTCGGGCTGCAGGGGCGCCACGACCCGGTGATCGTGTCCGCGCGCCGACTGCTCGCCTCCGGCGAGCTGGGCGAGATCCAGACCGTTCTCGCGCGATCCTCGCGCGGCAGCGGGCTGGCCGCGCTGGATCAGCCGCGCCGCTACACCCTGGACCGCGCCAGCGGCGCCGGCAACCGCGAGGTGCACACCGGGCACTTCGCGGACCTGGTCGATCAGGTCGTCGGTGGCATCACCCCGGTCGGCGGCGCCGCGGTCGTGCATCGTCCGCGGGTCGCGGTCGAGGGCATCGGTCCGGTTGCGGCGAGCGCGCCCGACACGCTGGCCGGTACCTTCCGCACGCCGACCGGGCTCGGCGCGATCGTCACCTTCGACGGCGACCCCGACCCGCGGTCGACGCTCACGGTGCACACCGACGGCGGCGTCCTGGAGCTGACCACTCCCGGGGTGGACGAGCCGGGTGGCGCCGGCCAGCCACAGTTCTCCCGCTGGTCCGGCCGGCTGATCCGCCGCGGGCGGCCCGCCCAGCCGCTCGCCGCGGCTGACCCGCTGGCCGGGCTCGCGGTGCCGACCGAGGCCCGCCACGTCGCCGCCCAGTACCTCGCCCTCACCGCGGACCTGACCGACGGCGGCTCGCGGGTCGCGACCTTCGCCGACGCGGTACGCCTGCACGGGCTGATCGAGTCGCTCGCCCCCGGCGCCTGA